In Kwoniella shandongensis chromosome 10, complete sequence, one genomic interval encodes:
- a CDS encoding transcription elongation factor S-II — MDAAALTASVKELNEANQAGKTEDVTRLLKKLKAEVEPTEDLLRSSKAGVAIAKLRNHSSAAIGALAKEIVKSWREVIDENKKKRKRTDGGEEVKKEDGGAKRVKAEGSSSAASPAAPTPPTAAATSSTPDVKPTTASSSSPPPRQPLSTIDSLRTTPRTAKLDGIADSLRADASDEGGAADSVRDKCVVMIYDALAGDSTAQKKILTERAVGIEKAAYKAMNFSTGNDYRAKMRSLFLNLKDKGNPALRNEIVLGYISTDKVANMSKDEMASESVRALKEKIASDNLFKAKAVGETQAETDAFKCGRCQQRKCTYYQMQTRSADEPMTTFVSMLIIYSSQNCGNRWKFS, encoded by the exons aTGGACGCGGCGGCTCTTACTGCTTCTGTGAAAGAGCTGAATGAGGCTAATCAAGCTGGCAagaccgag GACGTGACGAGACTGCTGAAAAAGTTGAAAGCAGAGGTTGAGCCAACAGAAGACCTCCTTCGA TCATCAAAAGCAGGAGTAGCCATTGCCAAGCTTCGAAATCACTCTTCTGCAGCCATCGGGGCTCTGGCGAAAGAGATAGTCAAATCGTGGAGAgaagtgattgatgagaacaagaagaagagaaagagaacggatggtggagaggaggtgaagaaagaggatgggggTGCTAAACGTGTCAAGGCGGAGG GTTCATCGTCCGCCGCTTCCCCAGCTGCGCCTACCCctcccaccgccgccgcAACGAGCTCGACACCCGATGTCAAACCAACAAcagcatcttcatcctcaccaccaccacgacaaCCACTCTCCACCATCGACTCATTACGTACGACACCACGAACAGCGAAATTGGACGGTATAGCCGACTCGTTAAGAGCCGATGCGAGTGATGAGGGAGGTGCGGCAGACAGTGTGAGAGATAAGTGTGTGGTCATGATTTACGATGCGCTGGCGGGGGACAGTACTGCTC agaagaagatattGACAGAACGAGCGGTGGGGATCGAAAAGGCCGCATACAAGGCTATGAACTTTTCAACAGGCAACGACTAtcgagcga AGATGCGATCATTGTTCCTAAACTTGAAAGATAAGGGTAACCCGGCTTTGAGAAATGAGATCGTTTTGGGATACATCAGCACGGACAAGGTCGCCAACATGTCCAAAGAT GAGATGGCCTCGGAAAGTGTCCGAGCcctcaaggagaagattgcgaGCGACAACCTGTTTAAAGCCAAGGCTGTTGGGGAGACACAAGCAGAGACGGACGCTTTCAAGTGTGGGAGATGTCAACAGAGGAAGTGTACCTATTATCAGATGCAGACGAGAAGTGCGGATGAGCCTATGACT ACATTTGTATC AATGCTGATCATATATTCATCGCAGAATTGTGGCAACCGATGGAAGTTTAGCTAG
- a CDS encoding mitochondrial 37S ribosomal protein mS41, producing MFLASLRASSSRLPSPRLFSTSSRVMEKARLGPSTETPTPEALLIKIGRNADKKLTPFAESWEKLNEVWLRTQKLQDLGLGIKERRYILWAFSKYSQGNNPSTFIRPPKPPKKVRGWGPKIQNGVRVRE from the exons ATGtttctcgcttctcttcgcgcttcttcgtcccgACTCCCTTCTCCTAGGTTGTTTTCCACATCGTCAAgagtgatggagaaggctcGTCTTGGTCCTTCAA CCGAAACACCCACACCTGAAGCTCTGCTCATCAAGATCGGTCGTAATGCCGATAAGAAATTGACTCCTTTTGCAGAATCTTGGGAAAAGCTGAACGAGGTGTGGTTGAGGACGCAAAAGCTACAAGATCTAGGACTGGGTAtcaaggagaggag ATATATT CTCTGGGCATTCTCAAAATACTCTCAGGGGAACAACCCGTCGACATTCATTCGTCCTCCCAAGCCACCAAAGAAGgtcagagg ATGGGGACCTAAGATCCAGAATGGTGTGAGGGTCCGAGAGTAG